A region of Veillonellaceae bacterium DNA encodes the following proteins:
- a CDS encoding MBL fold metallo-hydrolase, with amino-acid sequence MRFYIAGGVGDQGRNCFYVEGERHAFLVDAGTSTDGMDRVPDLSMEQIRRADYLFVTHSHRDHTGAIHFLEENGFTGQVLMSNQTYRQIHHKPLNTMILDSTAPELELSPDFRVTWGRTGHCAGAVWFLIEIEGKKLFFSGDYREGDPFYRCDDVRGMTADLAVIDAAYSREDRGDEMRDAVMKTVEDMVKDDKPLLLPVPHYGRGLSIAVLIRERMGDNHPIYMSPKLYDEWLNLAHRKYFARDAVLDMPYSVFKAWDEETVEKGGIYLLTDAQLAKSFSRRLADDNPDMGILLTGSVHGYGRAGEYLSEGRAEFTLWPNHLTRREMQDLEESNHFSIVVPFHNPKEEADADTFIF; translated from the coding sequence ATGCGCTTTTATATTGCAGGCGGTGTCGGAGATCAGGGCCGCAACTGCTTTTATGTGGAAGGGGAGCGGCATGCTTTCCTGGTGGACGCGGGAACGTCCACGGACGGGATGGATCGTGTCCCGGATTTATCGATGGAGCAGATCCGCCGTGCGGATTATCTTTTTGTGACGCATTCGCACAGGGATCATACGGGAGCAATTCATTTTTTGGAAGAAAACGGATTCACGGGGCAGGTGCTGATGTCGAATCAGACGTACCGTCAGATCCATCACAAGCCTTTGAATACGATGATCCTTGACTCGACGGCACCGGAGCTGGAGCTTTCTCCGGATTTTCGGGTGACCTGGGGCAGGACAGGGCACTGCGCGGGCGCGGTGTGGTTTCTGATTGAAATCGAAGGAAAGAAGCTTTTCTTCTCGGGGGATTACCGCGAGGGAGATCCTTTCTACCGCTGCGACGATGTCCGCGGCATGACGGCTGATCTTGCCGTGATCGATGCTGCCTACAGCCGCGAGGACCGCGGAGATGAGATGCGTGATGCTGTGATGAAGACAGTGGAAGACATGGTGAAGGACGACAAACCGCTTCTGCTGCCGGTGCCGCACTATGGCAGGGGTCTTTCGATTGCCGTCCTCATCCGCGAGAGAATGGGCGATAATCATCCGATCTATATGTCTCCGAAGCTTTACGATGAATGGCTGAATCTGGCGCATAGAAAGTATTTCGCAAGGGACGCTGTCCTTGATATGCCGTACTCCGTTTTCAAAGCGTGGGATGAGGAAACTGTGGAGAAAGGCGGCATTTACCTCCTGACCGACGCGCAGCTGGCCAAATCCTTCAGCCGCCGCCTCGCTGATGATAATCCGGACATGGGCATTCTTCTGACAGGCTCCGTCCATGGCTACGGAAGAGCGGGCGAATACCTCTCTGAAGGCCGCGCAGAATTCACCCTCTGGCCGAATCACCTGACAAGAAGGGAAATGCAGGACCTCGAAGAGAGCAACCATTTCTCCATCGTCGTACCTTTCCACAATCCAAAGGAAGAAGCAGACGCCGACACATTCATTTTTTGA
- a CDS encoding IS3 family transposase: protein MNHTSLTHLLRDFKAIKEVHEETNISIESLCRLSKVSRAAYYGWLNHIKSGRELLREKVAQEVMKTHQEYPDMGYRRINDWIKKDDNININVSDSLVLRIMRILNIKSVIKYKTDGCTRNAKDPKYIFENLLNRDFDAGVSNARWMTDVTEFKYTTADGVLHKLYLSAIIDGHDRRIVSYVIGDRNNTALAFETMEKALKENPGEHPMIHTDRGFQYTSNGFHKIVEKAGLVHSMSRVGCCADNGLMEGFWGMLKRERYYTRKFTSRKAVVSMINGYIYFYNNKRIQRKLHLLAPMEVFNAAPMAA, encoded by the coding sequence TTGAATCATACCAGCCTTACTCACCTTCTCAGAGATTTTAAAGCCATAAAAGAAGTCCATGAAGAAACCAACATCTCCATAGAAAGTCTCTGCCGACTCTCAAAGGTCTCCCGGGCAGCTTATTACGGATGGCTGAATCATATTAAGAGCGGCCGTGAACTGCTGAGAGAAAAGGTCGCACAGGAGGTCATGAAAACCCATCAGGAATATCCGGATATGGGATACCGCCGGATTAACGATTGGATCAAGAAGGATGACAACATCAATATAAATGTAAGCGACAGTCTGGTTCTTCGTATCATGCGGATACTTAATATTAAGTCCGTGATCAAGTACAAGACCGATGGTTGCACTCGTAACGCAAAGGATCCAAAGTACATTTTTGAAAACCTGCTGAACCGTGACTTTGATGCCGGCGTGTCCAATGCAAGATGGATGACGGATGTCACTGAATTCAAGTACACAACTGCTGATGGAGTTTTGCACAAGTTATATTTAAGCGCGATTATTGACGGCCATGATCGCCGGATTGTCTCTTATGTCATCGGCGACAGGAACAATACTGCACTGGCTTTTGAGACAATGGAAAAGGCACTTAAAGAGAATCCTGGAGAACATCCAATGATTCATACCGACCGCGGATTCCAGTATACAAGCAACGGATTCCATAAGATTGTTGAAAAAGCAGGACTGGTTCACAGCATGTCCCGTGTAGGCTGCTGTGCAGACAACGGTCTGATGGAAGGGTTCTGGGGAATGCTGAAGCGCGAACGTTACTACACACGTAAATTCACCAGCCGTAAAGCAGTGGTAAGCATGATCAACGGCTACATCTACTTCTACAACAACAAACGCATTCAGCGCAAATTACATCTTTTAGCTCCAATGGAAGTATTCAACGCAGCTCCAATGGCTGCATGA
- a CDS encoding universal stress protein encodes MLKYKKILVPYDGSDHAKKAVQQASDLAAAGDGTKIYIASVCNMVSAMSNFDQVSIAEGCLTTKLLEDREGQCQKDIAEAKAMIPKDIPVEELYEVGSPGPVLLNMAEDNGIDLVVMGSRGLGPLKGIFMGSVSSYMVSRSKCPVLIVK; translated from the coding sequence ATGTTAAAGTACAAGAAAATCCTGGTGCCGTACGACGGCTCCGACCATGCGAAAAAAGCGGTGCAGCAAGCATCGGACCTCGCGGCCGCCGGTGATGGGACGAAAATATACATCGCTTCGGTTTGCAATATGGTTTCTGCCATGAGCAATTTTGATCAGGTATCCATCGCAGAAGGCTGCCTCACGACAAAACTCCTCGAAGACAGAGAAGGCCAGTGCCAGAAGGACATCGCAGAAGCAAAGGCAATGATTCCGAAAGACATCCCGGTCGAAGAACTCTACGAAGTAGGTTCCCCGGGACCCGTTCTCCTGAACATGGCCGAAGACAACGGCATCGACCTCGTAGTCATGGGAAGCCGCGGCCTCGGACCGCTCAAAGGCATCTTCATGGGGTCGGTATCCAGCTACATGGTCAGCCGCTCCAAATGCCCCGTACTTATTGTGAAATAA
- a CDS encoding IS3 family transposase, producing MESLCRLSKVSRAAYYGWLNHIKSGRELLREKVAQEVMKTHQEYPDMGYRRINDWIKKDDNININVSDSLVLRIMRILNIKSVIKYKTDGCTRNAKDPKYIFENLLNRDFDAGVSNARWMTDVTEFKYTTADGVLHKLYLSAIIDGHDRRIVSYVIGDRNNTALAFETMEKALKENPGEHPMIHTDRGFQYTSNGFHKIVEKAGLVHSMSRVGCCADNGLMEGFWGMLKRERYYTRKFTSRKAVVSMINGYIYFYNNKRIQRKLHLLAPMEVFNAAPMAA from the coding sequence ATAGAAAGTCTCTGCCGACTCTCAAAGGTCTCCCGGGCAGCTTATTACGGATGGCTGAATCATATTAAGAGCGGCCGTGAACTGCTGAGAGAAAAGGTCGCACAGGAGGTCATGAAAACCCATCAGGAATATCCGGATATGGGATACCGCCGGATTAACGATTGGATCAAGAAGGATGACAACATCAATATAAATGTAAGCGACAGTCTGGTTCTTCGTATCATGCGGATACTTAATATTAAGTCCGTGATCAAGTACAAGACCGATGGTTGCACTCGTAACGCAAAGGATCCAAAGTACATTTTTGAAAACCTGCTGAACCGTGACTTTGATGCCGGCGTGTCCAATGCAAGATGGATGACGGATGTCACTGAATTCAAGTACACAACTGCTGATGGAGTTTTGCACAAGTTATATTTAAGCGCGATTATTGACGGCCATGATCGCCGGATTGTCTCTTATGTCATCGGCGACAGGAACAATACTGCACTGGCTTTTGAGACAATGGAAAAGGCACTTAAAGAGAATCCTGGAGAACATCCAATGATTCATACCGACCGCGGATTCCAGTATACAAGCAACGGATTCCATAAGATTGTTGAAAAAGCAGGACTGGTTCACAGCATGTCCCGTGTAGGCTGCTGTGCAGACAACGGTCTGATGGAAGGGTTCTGGGGAATGCTGAAGCGCGAACGTTACTACACACGTAAATTCACCAGCCGTAAAGCAGTGGTAAGCATGATCAACGGCTACATCTACTTCTACAACAACAAACGCATTCAGCGCAAATTACATCTTTTAGCTCCAATGGAAGTATTCAACGCAGCTCCAATGGCTGCATGA
- a CDS encoding PD-(D/E)XK nuclease family protein, giving the protein MSLHFIFGRAGTGKTTRCCREIQDYVRGETGRKAFLLVPDQGTYTAEYLLAKSFPGEGFTDVTVCGFSRLAYRVFQELHSPVAEALSPLGQQIIVRRILDEKKDELQMIVKAASHPHFSEEVRLLLHQLDLFCVTENDLADAAEEEGDTPLGRKMKDLSIIYTAYNEYLRTHFNYEGSLFDLLSREIPKSDMIRHSRIWIDGFNGMAPQKINIVSALIHTAEEVTMTLQMDRPEDAAENTTFLRPYKLYEELSLRERHSDFTTLTEKVRFHSPRLSSMDEFFFARRALSCPLPREKIVRPEEGLHILRAARKEEEVDAISRAILTLVRDKGFRWRDILVLLRTPDDYTDIFERSFEKYKIAAFIDKKHPMNNHPLVMMTDGLLRFLTAETTRKNSGWQKETIFRLLKTFLLRDLTPEETDRLENYVLSHGIRAWQWHNPWKFREYWDIDAEAQPPSEKELAALREANDWRVRLTSLLDPLAASWKKAETVREKCALLYQFYLDEKVPDTLAGLDDVESLHTNIRTHLQVWKKMLSLLDEIVHAAGDEIMSGKDFLSLFEDGLSSLTYSTIPPSLDHVTVTGMDRGYAMEARAVFIPGICEGDFPKNIGESGFFTESERQKIFSESRLRFGADLMQVVHQEQFYCYLALTRASDVLYLSLPAVREDGTETEPSLLLTQLSGLGYPSEDIHVLPPSPANDDASFFCNPDQALSLLPSILRESIPEKDSRWAGLAAWAKNNPSYGTTLWLKMQSLHYSNEAEPLPLDIAARLFKPGGRFLSSVTRLENYRGCAYRYFLQYGLGIKERDTGDLQSLDFGNYLHASLHRFGSVLGKENKQWRDATDEDIENLSSKIASSIAPRVRYGALHSDAASRYTENALNKTFKNTLSSLREWSKSSSFDTKALEHKFFLHLRAENGETFTLNGKIDRVDMLGENVAVYDYKTGHTTASLVEIVSGLKLQLLTYLLGLMEEADGNPLLPAALMYIYLSGDVKIVSSVPHSGIPDLPAKDGASGFITSSGVTVYDLDSRAGSNDSILPVRMKNDGNPYNTGNVLSKEDFDYLLRIVKKRIIMLYEEMISGRIDIRPVRFKGSSPCKYCPYHSICRFDPSRREENYDYIHAVSDKDMQRELPGIAFDMTKPRKEDDNG; this is encoded by the coding sequence ATGAGCTTACATTTCATATTCGGCCGCGCGGGCACGGGAAAGACGACCCGCTGCTGCCGGGAAATCCAGGATTATGTACGCGGGGAAACAGGAAGGAAGGCCTTCCTTCTCGTGCCGGACCAGGGAACGTACACGGCTGAGTACCTGCTCGCGAAATCGTTTCCGGGCGAAGGTTTCACAGACGTCACGGTCTGCGGCTTCTCGCGCCTTGCCTACCGCGTCTTTCAGGAGCTGCACTCGCCGGTCGCAGAAGCCCTCTCGCCGCTTGGCCAGCAGATCATCGTAAGAAGGATTCTTGATGAAAAGAAGGATGAACTCCAGATGATCGTCAAAGCTGCATCCCACCCGCATTTTTCGGAAGAAGTGCGCCTTCTTCTCCACCAGCTCGATCTTTTCTGCGTGACAGAAAATGATCTTGCCGATGCTGCAGAAGAAGAAGGGGACACGCCGCTTGGGCGCAAGATGAAGGATCTTTCCATCATCTATACGGCCTACAATGAATACCTCCGCACCCATTTCAATTATGAAGGCAGCCTTTTCGACCTTCTGTCGCGCGAAATTCCCAAGTCCGACATGATCCGTCATTCACGCATCTGGATCGACGGCTTCAACGGCATGGCACCGCAGAAGATCAATATCGTTTCCGCTCTCATCCATACGGCAGAGGAAGTCACGATGACGCTGCAGATGGACAGGCCGGAAGACGCCGCGGAGAATACGACCTTCCTTCGTCCTTACAAGCTGTACGAGGAACTTTCCCTTCGTGAACGCCATTCGGACTTCACGACGCTTACGGAAAAAGTCCGCTTCCATTCTCCCCGTCTTTCTTCGATGGATGAATTCTTCTTTGCCAGACGCGCTCTTTCATGCCCGCTTCCCAGGGAAAAAATCGTGCGCCCCGAAGAAGGGCTCCATATCCTCCGCGCCGCAAGGAAGGAAGAAGAGGTGGATGCGATTTCCCGTGCCATCCTGACGCTCGTCCGTGACAAGGGCTTCCGCTGGAGGGACATCCTTGTCCTTCTAAGGACGCCTGACGATTACACGGATATTTTCGAGCGCTCTTTTGAGAAATACAAGATTGCCGCCTTCATCGACAAGAAGCATCCGATGAACAACCATCCGCTCGTCATGATGACGGACGGCCTTCTCCGCTTCCTGACAGCTGAGACGACGAGGAAGAATTCCGGCTGGCAGAAGGAAACGATTTTCCGACTCTTGAAGACCTTCCTCCTGCGCGATCTCACGCCCGAGGAAACAGACCGTCTTGAAAACTACGTCCTCTCCCACGGCATCCGTGCCTGGCAGTGGCATAACCCATGGAAATTCCGTGAGTACTGGGATATTGACGCAGAAGCGCAGCCGCCTTCCGAGAAGGAGCTTGCGGCCCTCCGGGAAGCCAATGACTGGAGAGTGCGTCTCACAAGCCTCCTCGATCCCCTTGCCGCCTCCTGGAAGAAAGCTGAGACGGTCCGCGAAAAGTGCGCGCTCCTCTACCAGTTCTACCTTGATGAAAAGGTGCCGGATACGCTTGCCGGGCTCGATGATGTCGAATCTCTTCATACGAATATCCGCACGCACCTTCAGGTATGGAAAAAGATGCTCTCGCTTCTGGACGAAATCGTCCATGCTGCGGGTGATGAAATCATGAGTGGAAAGGATTTCCTCTCCCTCTTCGAAGACGGGCTATCCTCGCTCACGTATTCGACCATTCCGCCATCCCTTGACCATGTGACGGTCACCGGCATGGACCGCGGGTATGCCATGGAAGCGCGCGCCGTCTTCATTCCGGGCATCTGCGAAGGGGATTTCCCGAAGAACATCGGCGAATCCGGCTTCTTCACTGAATCGGAAAGGCAGAAGATTTTCTCAGAAAGCCGCCTCCGCTTCGGCGCCGATCTCATGCAGGTCGTCCATCAGGAGCAGTTCTACTGTTACCTGGCCCTGACGCGCGCTTCGGACGTCCTCTACCTCTCCCTTCCCGCGGTCAGGGAAGACGGCACGGAGACCGAGCCCTCGCTCCTTCTGACGCAGCTCTCCGGCCTCGGTTATCCATCGGAAGACATCCACGTCCTCCCGCCGTCCCCGGCCAATGACGATGCGTCCTTCTTCTGCAATCCCGATCAGGCGCTTTCCCTTCTCCCTTCCATCCTGCGCGAAAGCATCCCGGAGAAGGATTCCCGTTGGGCAGGCCTTGCTGCATGGGCAAAAAATAATCCTTCTTATGGCACTACCCTTTGGTTAAAGATGCAAAGCCTCCACTATTCCAATGAGGCAGAGCCGCTCCCGCTGGACATTGCCGCGCGCCTCTTCAAGCCGGGCGGAAGGTTCTTAAGCTCCGTCACCCGCCTTGAAAACTACCGCGGCTGCGCATACCGCTATTTCCTGCAATATGGCCTTGGCATCAAGGAAAGGGACACCGGAGACCTCCAGTCGCTCGACTTCGGCAATTACCTCCATGCATCGCTCCATCGTTTCGGAAGCGTCCTGGGGAAAGAGAACAAGCAGTGGAGAGATGCGACGGATGAGGACATCGAGAACCTTTCGAGCAAGATTGCCTCCTCCATCGCGCCCCGCGTCCGCTACGGCGCACTCCACTCGGATGCTGCCTCCCGCTACACGGAAAATGCGCTCAATAAGACATTCAAGAATACACTTTCTTCCTTAAGGGAATGGAGTAAGTCGAGCTCCTTTGACACGAAAGCCCTGGAGCACAAGTTCTTCCTGCACCTTCGGGCAGAAAACGGGGAAACCTTCACGCTGAACGGCAAGATCGACCGCGTCGATATGCTTGGCGAGAACGTCGCTGTCTACGACTACAAGACGGGCCATACGACGGCAAGCCTTGTGGAAATCGTCAGCGGCCTCAAGCTCCAGCTTCTCACCTACCTTCTGGGCCTCATGGAAGAGGCAGATGGGAATCCGCTCCTTCCTGCCGCTCTCATGTATATTTACCTTTCAGGCGATGTCAAGATCGTCTCGTCCGTGCCGCATAGTGGAATTCCTGACCTTCCGGCCAAGGACGGTGCATCCGGCTTTATCACCTCATCGGGTGTAACCGTTTACGATCTCGACAGCCGCGCCGGCAGTAATGACTCGATCCTTCCTGTCCGCATGAAGAATGACGGGAATCCGTATAATACAGGAAATGTGCTCTCCAAAGAAGATTTCGATTATCTTCTGCGGATCGTGAAGAAGAGGATCATCATGCTCTATGAAGAGATGATTTCCGGCAGGATCGATATCCGTCCCGTCCGCTTCAAGGGAAGCTCGCCCTGCAAGTACTGCCCATACCACTCCATCTGTCGCTTCGATCCGAGCCGCAGGGAAGAAAATTACGATTACATCCACGCTGTCAGCGACAAAGATAT
- a CDS encoding MFS transporter — MGLTNFFYFMSQYILIAALPVFIMDDLGDGQLAAGMAMTCFQIGTVCTRPIAGRIIDGVNKQKLLLISTVLFVLIMGGFLLASSLHMVYGLRLVHGIVFAIGTTASAAMAALVLPAKRKGEGIGYFAVSGNMAMVIGPLVGLLIIGWFGSKMLFGFLCLLAIAAVIAGNRKRLPDEVVKPSGKKKKGIHVSDFFEKKALPFVILGGLVFFAYGGVLTFIPMYTRSMGLASWTSLVRIC; from the coding sequence ATGGGTCTTACGAATTTCTTTTATTTCATGTCACAGTATATTTTGATAGCCGCTTTGCCAGTCTTCATCATGGATGACCTGGGCGACGGACAGCTTGCAGCAGGGATGGCCATGACCTGTTTTCAGATCGGGACCGTCTGCACGAGGCCGATCGCAGGACGCATCATTGACGGCGTGAACAAGCAGAAGCTTCTTCTCATTTCGACCGTCCTCTTCGTCCTCATCATGGGAGGCTTCCTTCTGGCATCGAGCCTTCACATGGTTTATGGGCTTCGTCTGGTCCATGGCATCGTCTTTGCCATCGGCACGACCGCATCGGCTGCCATGGCAGCTCTCGTCCTTCCTGCCAAAAGAAAAGGCGAAGGCATCGGATACTTTGCCGTATCCGGAAATATGGCCATGGTCATCGGGCCGCTCGTGGGCCTTCTGATCATCGGCTGGTTCGGCTCGAAAATGCTCTTCGGCTTCCTCTGCCTTCTTGCGATTGCCGCAGTCATTGCAGGAAACAGGAAGCGCCTTCCTGATGAAGTCGTCAAACCTTCCGGGAAAAAGAAGAAGGGCATTCATGTAAGTGACTTCTTTGAAAAGAAAGCACTTCCCTTCGTTATCCTGGGCGGACTTGTATTCTTTGCTTACGGCGGTGTCCTTACCTTCATTCCGATGTATACAAGATCGATGGGCCTTGCTTCCTGGACGAGCCTGGTGCGGATTTGTTAA
- a CDS encoding helix-turn-helix domain-containing protein produces MLDQIASYLYQGVTITQAAENLHMSRITFRKWVLRYKEEGFKGLRPRQHLSYYSNQMKIQAVKEYLKGGVSMLSVCAKYRISGTLSLKTWIEAYNEHKLTDLVSEGGDLMGKRQQSVKEERVRIVQECIASGCDYNKIAKKYNMSYQTLYTWVKKFKEMGEVGLEDYRGKPIRLQTPRTEEEQLRQENARLLEEQKDLIAEIALLKKKMEIEERLRSSKDSALLTFSEILKP; encoded by the coding sequence ATGTTAGACCAGATTGCTTCATATCTCTATCAGGGTGTTACGATTACCCAGGCAGCTGAAAATCTTCATATGAGCCGCATAACATTCAGGAAATGGGTCCTCCGGTATAAAGAGGAGGGCTTTAAGGGATTGCGGCCCAGGCAGCATTTGTCTTACTACTCCAATCAGATGAAGATCCAGGCCGTAAAGGAATATCTTAAAGGCGGTGTTTCCATGCTTTCCGTCTGTGCCAAATACAGAATTTCCGGCACACTCTCCCTTAAAACATGGATTGAGGCGTATAATGAGCATAAGTTGACAGACCTCGTTTCTGAAGGAGGAGATCTTATGGGCAAACGCCAGCAATCGGTCAAGGAAGAGCGAGTCAGAATCGTTCAGGAGTGCATCGCCAGTGGATGCGATTATAACAAGATAGCCAAGAAGTACAACATGTCCTACCAAACGCTCTACACATGGGTAAAAAAGTTCAAGGAAATGGGCGAAGTTGGTCTTGAGGATTACAGAGGAAAGCCGATCAGGCTCCAAACGCCCCGGACCGAAGAAGAACAGCTGCGTCAGGAGAATGCCAGACTTCTTGAAGAACAGAAGGATCTTATAGCAGAGATTGCCCTGCTAAAAAAAAAGATGGAGATAGAGGAAAGGTTGCGTTCCTCGAAGGATTCAGCCTTACTCACCTTCTCAGAGATTTTAAAGCCATAA